A section of the Phycisphaerales bacterium genome encodes:
- a CDS encoding redoxin domain-containing protein: protein MNKALTLVTLAATSLTLMAGCNNNKKTETISAEGDSVPAAKIQPMASDEVAPAENASMPTLAVGDKAPVLSIDHVIKGEGVTSFDGDRVYVVEFWATWCGPCRSSMPHLSELQDQYSSDVTIIGVSDEEVGKIQKFLDDDASNGKKWDENIRYVLATDPDRSMHDAYMKAAQQRGIPTAFVVDQNDNIAWIGHPMSMDEVLPQVIDGSWDADKARQEAEEEQKMQAAMEAKNRQLMEARRANDWDTYLTVLTEMSEQYPDNIAIKKSMFETMIMHTDNKTAAYKLADEILGTDPENSQLYNSLAWAVATESDEKCRDLDWALKTSLKGNELDGGANAAVLDTVARIYYEQGNMKEAIAWQKKAVEHASGEGMGEEIRAMLTKYEEEAKDTKATANAE from the coding sequence ATGAATAAGGCACTCACGCTCGTAACACTGGCCGCGACATCACTCACTTTGATGGCTGGCTGTAATAACAACAAGAAGACTGAAACAATCTCTGCTGAAGGTGATTCAGTACCCGCAGCTAAGATCCAGCCGATGGCGAGTGACGAAGTAGCACCTGCCGAAAATGCGTCCATGCCCACGCTGGCCGTTGGTGACAAAGCGCCGGTACTTTCAATAGATCATGTGATCAAAGGCGAGGGTGTGACATCATTTGATGGCGACCGTGTCTACGTCGTTGAGTTCTGGGCAACATGGTGTGGCCCATGCCGATCAAGCATGCCCCACCTCAGTGAGCTTCAAGACCAATACAGTAGCGACGTGACCATTATTGGTGTCAGTGATGAAGAAGTCGGCAAGATTCAGAAGTTCCTGGACGATGACGCTTCAAATGGAAAGAAATGGGACGAGAACATTCGGTACGTACTCGCCACTGATCCTGATCGATCAATGCATGATGCTTATATGAAAGCAGCCCAACAGCGTGGTATCCCAACGGCTTTCGTCGTCGATCAAAACGACAATATCGCCTGGATCGGCCACCCAATGTCAATGGATGAAGTACTACCGCAAGTCATCGATGGATCATGGGATGCAGATAAAGCCCGACAGGAAGCAGAAGAAGAACAGAAAATGCAAGCAGCCATGGAAGCGAAGAATCGCCAACTCATGGAAGCTCGTCGTGCCAACGACTGGGATACGTATCTCACGGTGCTCACAGAAATGAGTGAGCAATACCCAGACAACATCGCCATCAAGAAGTCCATGTTTGAAACCATGATCATGCATACAGACAATAAAACGGCCGCTTATAAATTAGCGGACGAGATCTTGGGCACCGATCCAGAAAACAGTCAACTCTACAACTCGCTCGCCTGGGCAGTCGCTACTGAGTCAGACGAAAAGTGCCGTGATCTCGACTGGGCGCTTAAGACTTCTCTCAAAGGCAACGAATTAGACGGTGGCGCCAATGCAGCCGTCCTAGATACCGTTGCTCGAATCTACTATGAACAAGGCAATATGAAAGAAGCAATTGCTTGGCAGAAGAAAGCTGTAGAGCATGCCAGTGGTGAGGGTATGGGTGAAGAGATTCGTGCCATGCTGACCAAGTACGAAGAGGAAGCAAAAGACACCAAAGCCACTGCCAACGCTGAGTAA
- a CDS encoding CPBP family glutamic-type intramembrane protease, with the protein MKQRQTASEVHEPSVARRLSYWAISRQPLQILAFLLPLIIAYEIALVTVLNRNGVPITNIAHQQLIEMLEGFAVPARDALFFGGLIIVVVLLFWHLFTRAPWRISGSSLLGMVLESILLTAPLIILWQLISQFGLSGPLNTPSDSELLATVIQNADQLPTQAFSQLTRLQQLTIAIGAGLYEELLFRMVLIALAHYILVDLLKTPQSLAIIIAIALSAIAFAWYHPTLGMSTDTESLVITFYFLAGVYFAGIYVIRGFGIVVGVHAAYDCFVALTGG; encoded by the coding sequence TTGAAACAGCGACAAACCGCTTCTGAAGTACACGAGCCATCAGTGGCGCGGCGTCTGTCCTATTGGGCAATCAGCCGTCAGCCACTTCAGATTCTGGCGTTTCTGCTACCGCTGATCATCGCATATGAAATTGCGCTCGTGACGGTGCTCAATCGCAACGGCGTGCCGATCACCAATATTGCTCACCAACAACTCATTGAGATGCTGGAGGGCTTTGCGGTACCAGCTCGCGATGCGCTTTTCTTTGGCGGATTGATCATTGTTGTGGTCCTACTTTTCTGGCACTTGTTCACACGGGCTCCATGGCGCATCAGCGGATCATCTCTATTGGGCATGGTTTTGGAATCCATCCTACTCACAGCCCCTTTGATTATTCTCTGGCAACTGATTAGTCAGTTTGGACTCTCTGGTCCTTTGAATACCCCAAGTGACAGCGAGTTGCTTGCCACAGTTATTCAAAACGCAGACCAACTCCCCACACAAGCGTTTTCACAATTAACAAGGCTTCAGCAACTCACCATCGCGATTGGCGCCGGTCTCTACGAAGAACTCCTTTTCCGAATGGTTTTGATTGCTTTAGCCCATTATATTTTGGTGGATTTACTCAAGACGCCGCAGTCTCTTGCAATCATCATTGCAATTGCTCTTTCAGCCATCGCCTTTGCCTGGTATCACCCCACCCTCGGCATGTCCACTGATACCGAATCTCTCGTCATTACCTTCTATTTTCTGGCTGGAGTTTACTTTGCGGGCATTTATGTCATCCGTGGTTTTGGGATCGTAGTTGGGGTTCATGCGGCGTATGACTGCTTTGTGGCATTGACTGGCGGTTGA
- a CDS encoding pyruvate dehydrogenase complex E1 component subunit beta: MAREIEFRDALREAMTEEMHRDERVFLMGEEVAQYNGAYKVSRGMLEEFGADRIIDTPISETGFSGLGIGAAMMGLRPIIEFMSWSFSLVSADQVLNNAPKMLYMSGGQFGVPIVFRGNDGAGGQLGSTHSWCVESMFANVPGLKMIIPAFPDDAKGLLKSAIRDDDPVFCLESERLLSLKGEVPEEEYLTPIGEARVRRTGTDCTIVAFGRPVHFALEAAEELAKSGIECEVVDGRSIRPLDMETISASVKKTNACVVVDQSWPFASIASEISAQVQEWCFDHLDNHVHRVNNDDVPAPYATNLEQAMLPHAGKIIEAVRSATYNL, from the coding sequence ATGGCCAGAGAAATTGAATTCCGTGATGCACTCCGTGAAGCGATGACAGAAGAAATGCATCGCGACGAACGTGTGTTTCTGATGGGTGAAGAAGTCGCTCAATACAATGGGGCTTACAAAGTCAGCCGAGGCATGCTCGAAGAGTTCGGCGCTGATCGTATTATTGACACACCCATTTCTGAAACAGGCTTCTCCGGCTTGGGAATTGGTGCCGCAATGATGGGCTTACGTCCCATCATTGAGTTCATGAGCTGGTCCTTTAGCTTGGTCAGCGCAGACCAGGTACTCAATAATGCACCTAAAATGTTGTATATGTCCGGCGGTCAGTTTGGCGTACCAATCGTCTTTCGAGGAAACGACGGCGCTGGTGGACAGCTTGGTTCAACGCACTCCTGGTGTGTCGAGTCAATGTTCGCAAATGTTCCCGGATTGAAGATGATTATTCCAGCGTTCCCCGATGACGCCAAAGGCCTACTTAAGAGCGCCATCCGGGATGATGATCCTGTCTTTTGCCTTGAGTCAGAGCGACTCCTCTCACTGAAAGGTGAAGTCCCAGAAGAAGAGTACCTCACACCAATTGGGGAAGCTCGGGTCCGAAGAACAGGCACTGACTGCACCATTGTGGCCTTTGGACGCCCTGTTCACTTTGCTCTAGAGGCCGCCGAAGAACTGGCGAAATCTGGAATTGAATGTGAAGTTGTTGATGGACGTTCAATACGCCCTCTCGATATGGAAACAATTTCCGCCTCTGTCAAAAAGACGAATGCATGCGTCGTTGTTGATCAGTCTTGGCCATTTGCTTCAATCGCATCGGAAATTTCTGCTCAAGTCCAGGAGTGGTGTTTCGATCATCTGGACAATCATGTACACCGCGTGAACAATGACGATGTCCCGGCACCCTACGCCACAAATCTTGAGCAAGCGATGCTTCCTCATGCCGGCAAGATCATTGAGGCCGTTCGTTCCGCTACCTACAACCTCTAG
- a CDS encoding dihydrolipoamide acetyltransferase family protein, whose product MTIPITMPRLSDTMEQGTVIKWHVKKGDAVNSGDTLADVETDKATMEMQAFDDGTVAEITAQEGQTVEVGQTIAVLAEEGEDPAASASDNDTAAAPAAEPAPAAELAPAAAEPAPAAEPAATPTPAAEPAVSPAPAPAADKSGHEHMRVTPVARRIADDNSIDLSAIQGSGPQGRIIKRDVLQAIDASKENQAAIPPTAMVTSMATPSQVTHIVTPVSSSALVAGDHTAPLTPMRQTIARRLVESKTTIPHYQVTMKFNMDPLLELRKSLNEQLASHEVKLSVNDFLVRGCALAMADHPDFNASFGGDHILYHGQVNIGVAISLPPEKGGGLVVATIRDADLKSLRLISAETKVLAEKARTRGLTVEEMSDATFTLSNLGMFGVEHFTAIINPPNSAILAVGASVELPVVRDGQIVVGHDMQGTLSLDHRVIDGAMAAQYMQALKELIETPTMLLV is encoded by the coding sequence ATGACAATTCCGATTACAATGCCCCGCCTCTCAGACACCATGGAGCAAGGCACTGTCATCAAATGGCATGTTAAAAAGGGTGACGCCGTAAACAGCGGTGACACACTCGCAGATGTCGAGACCGACAAGGCGACCATGGAAATGCAGGCGTTTGATGATGGCACGGTGGCTGAGATCACTGCCCAAGAAGGCCAGACGGTCGAAGTCGGCCAAACGATTGCTGTTCTGGCTGAAGAGGGCGAAGACCCTGCTGCCAGCGCGAGTGATAACGACACAGCAGCAGCACCAGCAGCCGAGCCAGCACCAGCGGCCGAACTAGCACCAGCAGCAGCCGAGCCAGCACCAGCAGCCGAGCCCGCTGCAACGCCAACACCAGCGGCCGAACCAGCTGTATCGCCAGCACCGGCACCGGCTGCCGACAAGAGTGGGCATGAACATATGCGGGTGACACCAGTGGCTCGTCGTATTGCCGATGACAACAGCATCGATCTTTCAGCGATCCAAGGGTCAGGGCCACAGGGCCGCATTATTAAGCGGGATGTCCTTCAAGCCATTGACGCCTCCAAAGAAAACCAAGCAGCAATCCCCCCTACTGCCATGGTAACTTCAATGGCGACCCCCTCACAAGTGACCCATATTGTGACACCTGTCTCTTCGAGCGCCTTAGTCGCAGGCGATCACACCGCACCGCTCACACCAATGAGGCAAACAATTGCACGCCGACTTGTGGAATCAAAAACAACCATTCCACATTATCAAGTGACCATGAAATTCAACATGGACCCTCTTTTAGAGTTACGTAAATCACTGAATGAACAACTCGCAAGCCATGAAGTAAAACTATCTGTTAATGACTTTTTGGTCCGCGGCTGCGCTCTAGCGATGGCGGATCACCCAGATTTCAATGCTTCATTTGGTGGCGACCATATTCTCTACCACGGACAAGTCAACATTGGCGTAGCCATATCATTGCCCCCAGAAAAGGGTGGCGGTCTCGTGGTTGCAACCATCCGTGATGCGGATCTCAAAAGCCTTCGACTCATCTCTGCCGAAACCAAGGTGCTCGCTGAAAAAGCTCGCACGCGAGGACTCACCGTCGAAGAGATGAGCGATGCCACGTTTACACTCTCGAATCTGGGCATGTTTGGCGTGGAACACTTCACTGCCATCATCAACCCACCAAACAGCGCTATTCTCGCTGTGGGCGCATCCGTCGAGCTACCTGTGGTCCGAGATGGCCAGATTGTGGTCGGCCATGACATGCAAGGCACGCTGAGCCTCGATCATCGAGTGATTGATGGAGCAATGGCTGCCCAATATATGCAGGCCCTCAAGGAGCTCATTGAAACCCCCACAATGCTCCTCGTCTGA
- a CDS encoding FAD-dependent oxidoreductase: MSKTTVIVGAGITGLSCAHYLVERGHEVIVIDKDLIDNGASTGNAGIVGVGHPPLQRPGLTRKTLGFLLDPKGPLYIKPKLDPELWRWFWGFRKACTKRQFERSMKTLMRMAGEITNSFDDLIKGNDIDCEYRDSGWLELYGTAKAGKRIEEEAEMQRAAGLKIDLLDKQQLSTFEPAIHDRVQGAAHFKESAFLSPRKLILGLVDHLRKKGVVIKTNTRCTAFENNGSRFKALRTHTGERIEADHIVLAAGVWTSQLVRHFNTSIPMQAGKGYHLKLASPPSPVPQLSIACVCAETFVAITPIDNGIQLAGTIEFSGINHRLRQKRLRMLQVGAQHYIKGLGQSAPRSSWCGLRPCTTDGLPAVGRLPNWDNAYTTTGHAMMGLALGPISARLLAETIDEGNPSIALPDLDPGRFGRR, translated from the coding sequence ATGAGTAAAACCACCGTCATCGTCGGTGCCGGCATTACAGGGCTCTCCTGCGCCCACTATCTCGTTGAACGCGGGCATGAAGTGATCGTCATCGATAAAGATCTTATCGACAATGGCGCTTCCACTGGCAACGCTGGCATTGTTGGCGTTGGTCATCCCCCACTACAACGCCCCGGCTTGACCCGGAAAACACTGGGCTTTCTTCTTGATCCAAAAGGCCCACTGTATATCAAGCCCAAACTTGACCCTGAACTTTGGCGATGGTTCTGGGGCTTCAGAAAAGCATGCACCAAGCGACAGTTTGAGCGTTCCATGAAGACGCTGATGCGCATGGCTGGTGAAATCACCAATAGTTTCGATGATCTCATCAAGGGCAATGATATTGACTGTGAGTACCGTGACAGCGGATGGCTCGAATTATATGGTACGGCCAAGGCTGGAAAACGTATCGAAGAAGAAGCCGAGATGCAGCGAGCTGCTGGTCTTAAGATAGACCTTCTTGATAAGCAACAGCTAAGCACATTTGAACCTGCCATTCACGATCGTGTTCAAGGTGCTGCGCACTTCAAAGAAAGTGCATTTCTAAGTCCTAGAAAGCTCATTCTGGGACTCGTGGACCATCTCCGAAAAAAAGGGGTCGTCATAAAAACCAATACGCGCTGTACTGCATTTGAAAACAACGGCAGTCGCTTCAAAGCTTTACGCACCCATACCGGAGAACGTATTGAAGCCGATCACATTGTGCTCGCCGCGGGTGTTTGGACAAGCCAATTGGTTCGCCACTTCAACACTTCCATTCCCATGCAAGCCGGAAAAGGTTACCACCTTAAGCTTGCCTCCCCACCATCTCCAGTCCCCCAACTTTCGATCGCTTGTGTCTGCGCCGAGACGTTTGTAGCGATCACTCCAATAGACAATGGAATTCAACTCGCTGGCACCATTGAGTTCAGTGGCATCAATCATCGCTTGCGTCAAAAGAGATTGAGAATGCTGCAGGTTGGTGCGCAACATTACATCAAGGGGCTCGGGCAATCAGCTCCACGTTCAAGTTGGTGCGGCCTAAGACCCTGCACCACTGATGGACTACCTGCAGTGGGCCGATTGCCAAATTGGGACAACGCATACACAACCACTGGCCATGCCATGATGGGCTTGGCATTGGGACCAATATCAGCCAGGCTGTTGGCTGAGACGATTGATGAGGGCAACCCTTCGATTGCACTTCCTGACCTTGATCCAGGTCGTTTTGGACGTCGATGA
- a CDS encoding DJ-1/PfpI family protein, with the protein MRALVPIANGSEDIEVVAIADVLARGDIEVVLATVEPSLLVQLMKGIRIQASCELMAVADEAFDAIVVPGGVPGSFHLGQSETLRKMLVAHHRAGAVVAAVCLAPALVLEPAGVLAKSDRATCNPLQISTPTETFAPDHFTSMLGEKFDGAVRVCVDEPHRIVTSQAPGTTIEFALAVVNMLRGPKVASEIAAYLKIHD; encoded by the coding sequence ATGAGGGCACTGGTTCCAATTGCAAATGGATCTGAAGATATTGAGGTTGTTGCGATTGCTGATGTCTTAGCACGCGGTGATATCGAGGTCGTTCTGGCTACGGTAGAGCCCTCGCTTCTGGTTCAGCTGATGAAAGGCATCCGAATACAAGCATCCTGTGAACTCATGGCGGTTGCTGACGAGGCATTTGATGCGATTGTTGTTCCGGGTGGCGTTCCGGGTTCATTTCATCTTGGTCAATCTGAAACGTTGCGGAAGATGCTTGTGGCCCATCATCGGGCCGGAGCGGTTGTTGCCGCGGTTTGCTTGGCGCCGGCATTGGTTCTTGAGCCGGCGGGGGTGTTAGCAAAGAGCGATCGAGCGACTTGTAATCCACTGCAAATTTCAACGCCAACAGAAACATTTGCACCAGATCACTTCACCTCGATGCTGGGCGAAAAATTTGATGGTGCTGTACGTGTCTGTGTTGATGAGCCGCATCGAATTGTGACTTCTCAGGCGCCTGGTACAACCATTGAGTTTGCATTGGCGGTTGTCAATATGTTGCGTGGGCCGAAGGTCGCTAGTGAAATCGCTGCGTATCTAAAGATACACGACTAG